From Paenibacillus sp. PK3_47, the proteins below share one genomic window:
- a CDS encoding ester cyclase, with product METESNKELVCRFYEAIQQEQYESLKEFCHPDFVFYPQVDTPYHGVKGLVESEKRNFDAFPGFKMPIQEIIAEGNQVAVFFIFEGTHTGSPFFSLPATGKKVRFSLMMLLRIKEGKIIEKRSHVDVHDILKQLNAKI from the coding sequence ATGGAAACCGAATCAAATAAGGAATTGGTTTGCCGTTTTTATGAAGCTATACAACAAGAACAATATGAATCACTAAAAGAATTTTGTCACCCGGATTTTGTATTTTACCCGCAGGTTGATACGCCTTATCATGGGGTAAAGGGTCTTGTGGAATCAGAAAAGAGAAACTTCGACGCTTTCCCGGGATTTAAAATGCCTATTCAAGAGATAATCGCTGAAGGTAATCAAGTTGCTGTGTTTTTCATTTTTGAAGGTACTCATACAGGGAGCCCTTTCTTCTCCTTGCCTGCCACAGGAAAAAAGGTAAGATTTTCTCTTATGATGCTATTACGAATAAAAGAAGGGAAAATAATCGAGAAAAGATCTCATGTGGATGTGCATGACATTCTAAAGCAACTTAATGCAAAAATATAA
- a CDS encoding MFS transporter has product MSTYSQTSEQVDPKRWKALALLCFANFLVMMDSAIIQVALPAIKDSLGYTEANLQWVMNAFLIMFGGLLLLGGRLADLLGHRRIFMWGVSILTIASLFAGLAWNEMSLNLGRAIQGAASALVAPAALSIIMILFSANKKEMGKALAFWGLSGAAGGSIGIVLGGMITQLFSWRWTLLFYVPVSLFILFLAPKLLQSGKRKAGRIDYAGAISVTSALVMIVYGIVTAEQKGWQASSTILPLVIGAVLFIGFILIQVFRKEPLVPLSIFKTPYLAAGNISLILLAASWFPMIYFLILYLQQVMKFEPFMAAMGMLPAPVLMAIFMVLLAEKVMAKLGMKFTMFIGFVLLGGSALLLSRNTVDGNYWSDVFIALLLAALGNALAYLPATTAAVSEADTASSGLASGLYNTTYQVGSAVGLAILVSIAAATSSSVGGNTIAALNEGYQQAFFWSGVVAFAGAVIAMLSIRPARK; this is encoded by the coding sequence ATGTCAACATATTCACAGACTTCAGAACAAGTTGATCCTAAGCGCTGGAAAGCACTTGCCTTGTTATGCTTTGCGAATTTCCTTGTAATGATGGATTCCGCTATTATTCAAGTTGCTCTACCAGCCATAAAAGATTCACTCGGCTACACGGAGGCGAATTTACAATGGGTAATGAATGCTTTCCTTATCATGTTCGGAGGGCTTTTGCTCCTTGGAGGAAGGCTGGCTGACTTGTTAGGACACCGGCGCATATTTATGTGGGGAGTTTCTATATTAACTATTGCCTCCTTATTTGCCGGTTTAGCCTGGAATGAAATGTCACTCAATTTAGGACGTGCCATTCAAGGTGCAGCTTCAGCCCTAGTTGCACCGGCAGCACTTTCCATTATTATGATTTTATTCAGCGCAAATAAGAAAGAAATGGGTAAAGCACTTGCATTTTGGGGGCTCTCAGGGGCAGCTGGGGGCTCTATCGGTATTGTCCTCGGAGGTATGATTACACAGTTATTTAGCTGGAGATGGACCCTTTTATTTTACGTACCAGTTAGTCTTTTTATTTTATTTTTAGCCCCCAAGCTTCTACAGAGTGGTAAGCGTAAGGCTGGTCGTATTGATTACGCAGGCGCAATTTCTGTAACTTCAGCACTAGTAATGATTGTTTACGGCATTGTTACCGCGGAACAGAAAGGCTGGCAAGCATCTTCAACTATATTGCCGCTGGTAATCGGGGCCGTTTTGTTTATCGGCTTTATCCTTATTCAAGTTTTTAGAAAAGAACCGCTCGTTCCGCTGAGCATATTTAAAACACCATATTTGGCAGCAGGGAACATTTCGCTAATTTTATTAGCAGCATCCTGGTTTCCTATGATTTATTTTCTAATTCTGTATTTGCAGCAAGTGATGAAATTTGAACCCTTCATGGCCGCGATGGGTATGCTGCCGGCGCCAGTACTGATGGCCATCTTTATGGTTTTATTGGCTGAAAAGGTAATGGCCAAATTGGGTATGAAGTTTACAATGTTCATCGGGTTTGTCTTACTCGGAGGTTCTGCTCTCCTGTTATCCCGAAATACTGTGGATGGGAACTATTGGAGTGATGTGTTTATCGCTCTTTTGCTGGCAGCTCTCGGCAATGCACTTGCTTATCTTCCAGCAACTACGGCAGCTGTGTCTGAGGCTGATACAGCATCGTCCGGTCTTGCATCTGGCTTATACAACACGACGTATCAGGTGGGATCAGCGGTTGGTTTGGCTATCTTGGTTTCCATTGCAGCGGCGACGTCTTCCAGTGTAGGAGGAAACACTATAGCAGCCCTTAATGAGGGGTACCAACAAGCATTCTTTTGGAGTGGTGTAGTTGCTTTTGCAGGTGCCGTAATAGCAATGCTATCTATTCGGCCCGCCAGGAAGTGA
- a CDS encoding YdhK family protein, whose product MNNNHKHHHHMHHSSSGELPAGIKEAVNPKFKVGSTATMNSDHMEGMDGAEATIVGAFDTTVYTISYTPTTGGEKVSKHKWIVHEEIKDAGTRPYQPGNEVVVDTDHMEGMLGANAVIDSAEESIVYMVDFISTTDGEHVKNHKWVTEGELQTIL is encoded by the coding sequence ATGAATAATAATCATAAGCACCACCATCATATGCATCATTCCAGTTCAGGTGAGCTGCCTGCAGGGATTAAAGAAGCCGTAAATCCAAAATTTAAGGTTGGAAGTACAGCAACTATGAACTCCGATCATATGGAAGGGATGGATGGAGCCGAAGCAACTATTGTTGGCGCATTCGATACTACCGTTTATACAATTTCATACACACCTACAACTGGTGGAGAAAAAGTATCAAAGCACAAATGGATTGTACACGAAGAAATTAAGGATGCTGGCACCAGACCCTATCAGCCCGGGAATGAAGTTGTTGTGGATACGGATCACATGGAAGGTATGCTTGGGGCAAACGCAGTCATTGATTCAGCGGAAGAAAGTATTGTTTATATGGTTGATTTTATTTCGACAACCGATGGCGAACATGTGAAGAACCATAAATGGGTTACTGAAGGTGAACTACAAACAATATTGTAA
- a CDS encoding nitrite reductase: MGNIVKIAVNPPIQVGGSLFTPSQLAAIGNLAGKEAKIELTPFKQLYIEVPLEQRERITEELRQAGLEVYQPGFVVKGLIACNFCKGAEEAGLDVARKVNQAIAGIETPTPLKIGFAGCALGTSEPLLKDIGIVKMREAFDIYVGGEPKGIKAMVAKRLVSGVTEDRLVPVIAAIIGYYKANAKGKEKFGRFVDRVTLEKMQQVAI, encoded by the coding sequence ATGGGGAATATTGTGAAGATTGCTGTTAATCCACCTATTCAAGTAGGTGGTTCTCTATTTACGCCATCACAGCTTGCAGCAATCGGAAATTTGGCAGGCAAGGAAGCAAAAATTGAATTAACACCTTTCAAGCAATTATATATAGAAGTGCCGCTTGAACAGCGGGAACGGATTACAGAAGAACTGAGACAAGCTGGACTTGAAGTTTATCAGCCTGGCTTCGTGGTAAAAGGATTAATTGCCTGCAATTTCTGTAAGGGAGCAGAGGAGGCAGGATTAGACGTAGCCAGAAAAGTAAATCAGGCTATTGCAGGAATCGAAACACCCACACCTTTGAAGATAGGCTTTGCAGGTTGCGCACTTGGAACGAGTGAACCCTTGCTGAAGGATATCGGTATTGTCAAGATGAGGGAAGCATTCGACATTTATGTGGGTGGTGAACCAAAAGGGATTAAAGCTATGGTTGCCAAACGCTTGGTATCCGGAGTAACAGAAGATCGGCTTGTACCAGTGATTGCAGCAATTATCGGCTATTATAAGGCGAACGCTAAAGGGAAAGAAAAATTCGGTAGGTTCGTTGATCGGGTTACGCTTGAGAAAATGCAACAAGTTGCAATTTAA
- a CDS encoding heavy metal translocating P-type ATPase, with protein sequence MEAGKQEIEQTSLQLTGMTCAACANRIEKGLGKLEGVTEANVNFALERATVTYDPKRVNVAQMEQSIQKLGYDTAKEIVDFKLEGMTCAACANRIEKGLGKMPGVTNASVNFAMETARVEYNAADVSINDMKQKVEKLGYKAIPKQEESNPSEYREKAISQQKRKLVISAILSLPLLWSMVGHFSFLSWIWMPELFMNPWFQLALATPVQFYIGRQFYVGAFKALRNKSANMDVLVSLGTSAAYFYSLYLTIEWASMGSMAHHGPSMYYETSAVLITLVLLGKLFESLAKGRTSEAIKTLMGLQAKTALVIRDGQEITVPVQSLLVGDVVVVKPGEKIPVDGEVLEGNSSVDESMLTGESIPVEKKAGDSVIGATVNKNGRLKLKATKVGKETALAQIIKVVEEAQGSKAPIQRVADVISGIFVPIVVGIAIVAFLVWYFWVTPGDFANALEKGIAILVIACPCALGLATPTSIMAGSGRAAEFGVLFKGGEHLESTHKIDAIILDKTGTVTKGKPELTDVMVEHMDEQVFLRLVGAAEKDSEHPLAEAIVAGIRAKGIELPQTEQFEAIPGFGIRAIVEGKEVLAGTRKLMAKYNVSFDQMTNPMTRLEEEGKTAMLIAVDGVYAGLVAVADTIKETSKEAVMRLKKMGIEVIMITGDNERTASAIAEQVGIDQVRAEVLPEGKAEEVKKLQAQGKKVAMVGDGINDAPALAMADIGMAIGTGTDVAMEAADVTLMRGDLTSIPDAIYMSRKTMGNIRQNLFWALGYNTLGIPIAAIGLLAPWVAGAAMALSSVSVVLNALRLQRVKLKH encoded by the coding sequence GCAAACAGGAAATAGAGCAAACTTCTCTGCAGTTAACCGGTATGACTTGCGCTGCTTGCGCAAACCGGATTGAGAAGGGCTTGGGGAAACTCGAAGGAGTTACAGAAGCGAACGTTAACTTTGCGCTTGAACGGGCAACAGTTACGTACGATCCGAAAAGAGTAAATGTTGCGCAAATGGAACAAAGCATTCAAAAACTAGGCTATGATACTGCCAAAGAAATCGTTGATTTCAAGCTGGAAGGTATGACCTGTGCGGCTTGTGCAAACAGAATTGAGAAGGGGCTTGGCAAAATGCCTGGCGTCACCAATGCTTCCGTGAATTTCGCGATGGAAACCGCCCGGGTCGAATATAATGCTGCTGATGTATCAATCAATGATATGAAGCAGAAGGTTGAAAAATTGGGTTACAAAGCGATACCTAAACAAGAAGAGTCCAATCCTTCGGAGTATCGGGAAAAGGCTATCTCACAACAAAAGCGCAAACTGGTTATCTCCGCTATTCTGTCGCTTCCGCTACTATGGTCCATGGTGGGTCACTTTTCTTTCCTATCGTGGATTTGGATGCCAGAGCTCTTCATGAATCCGTGGTTCCAATTGGCATTAGCTACACCCGTTCAATTTTATATCGGCAGACAGTTCTATGTGGGTGCGTTTAAAGCATTGCGAAATAAAAGTGCAAATATGGATGTGCTCGTCTCGCTGGGAACTTCTGCTGCTTACTTCTATAGCTTGTATCTAACTATAGAATGGGCATCCATGGGGAGCATGGCTCATCATGGACCATCCATGTACTATGAAACAAGTGCGGTGCTCATAACACTGGTTCTTTTAGGAAAATTGTTTGAATCGCTGGCTAAAGGCCGTACATCTGAAGCGATCAAGACGCTTATGGGTCTTCAAGCGAAAACAGCACTAGTCATTCGGGATGGACAAGAAATAACGGTTCCGGTTCAGAGTCTGCTGGTTGGCGATGTTGTAGTGGTGAAGCCAGGAGAGAAGATCCCGGTGGATGGAGAAGTACTGGAGGGGAATTCGTCAGTTGATGAGTCCATGTTAACTGGAGAAAGCATCCCTGTTGAGAAAAAAGCCGGAGATAGTGTAATCGGCGCTACTGTCAACAAAAACGGCAGGCTGAAACTAAAAGCGACTAAAGTGGGGAAGGAAACAGCACTTGCTCAAATCATTAAAGTTGTAGAGGAAGCACAAGGTTCTAAAGCACCTATCCAACGGGTAGCTGATGTTATTTCCGGAATCTTCGTACCAATCGTCGTAGGAATTGCAATTGTTGCGTTTCTCGTCTGGTACTTCTGGGTGACACCCGGTGATTTTGCGAATGCGCTGGAGAAAGGGATTGCGATCTTGGTCATCGCCTGCCCATGCGCATTAGGGCTCGCTACACCGACATCAATTATGGCGGGTTCCGGACGTGCCGCAGAGTTTGGCGTTCTGTTCAAAGGCGGCGAACATTTGGAGTCAACCCATAAGATCGATGCGATTATTCTCGACAAAACAGGCACAGTAACAAAAGGGAAACCGGAGCTTACAGATGTTATGGTCGAACATATGGACGAGCAAGTTTTCCTGCGCTTGGTAGGTGCTGCTGAGAAAGACTCGGAGCATCCGCTGGCAGAAGCGATCGTTGCCGGAATCAGGGCGAAAGGAATTGAACTTCCGCAAACGGAACAGTTTGAGGCGATTCCGGGGTTTGGAATCCGAGCTATCGTAGAGGGCAAAGAGGTTTTAGCGGGTACACGCAAACTGATGGCTAAATATAATGTTTCATTTGATCAAATGACTAATCCGATGACACGCCTTGAAGAGGAAGGGAAAACAGCGATGCTGATCGCGGTTGACGGAGTGTATGCAGGGCTTGTAGCCGTAGCTGACACAATTAAAGAAACGTCAAAAGAGGCTGTGATGCGGCTGAAAAAAATGGGTATTGAGGTCATTATGATTACGGGTGACAACGAACGAACCGCAAGTGCGATTGCGGAGCAAGTCGGCATTGATCAAGTCCGCGCTGAAGTGCTTCCGGAAGGAAAGGCAGAAGAAGTGAAGAAGCTGCAGGCACAGGGTAAGAAGGTGGCGATGGTCGGTGACGGTATCAATGATGCTCCAGCATTGGCGATGGCAGACATAGGAATGGCTATCGGTACAGGTACGGATGTGGCCATGGAGGCTGCGGATGTCACCCTGATGCGCGGTGATCTGACGAGTATTCCAGATGCAATCTACATGAGCCGCAAAACGATGGGGAACATCCGCCAAAACCTCTTCTGGGCGTTAGGGTACAACACGCTCGGTATTCCAATTGCAGCGATAGGGCTGCTGGCTCCATGGGTGGCAGGTGCAGCGATGGCGCTCAGTTCCGTGTCCGTTGTCCTTAACGCTTTGCGGTTACAGCGTGTGAAGTTGAAGCATTGA